The Vogesella indigofera nucleotide sequence CGCTTTTGTCCGGCAGCCGCCGGCCGGCCAGAAAGCCGGCCAGGTCGTCGCAGCCGATAGTAGTCCAGCCGTTTTCCGCCAGCCAGCACATATTGTGCTCGAAGGTCTGCGGCGAGACCGTCACCAGCCCGGGGCTGGGGCTGACGTGGTGGTACATCAGTACCGGAATGGCTTTGGCCTGTTTCATCCCTGCCCCCGTTGTGCCAGCAGGCGACGATAGAGGTCCAGCATGGACCGGCACATGGTGTCGACGTGGAACACCGATGACACCAGCTCGCGGCTGCGCCCGGCCATGCGCCGGCGTAGCGCGTCGTCGCCCAGCAGGCGGTTGACCGCTTCGGCCAGGCTGGTGGCATCGCCCGGCGCGATCAGCAGGCCGTTGTCGCCATCACGTACCACTTCCGGCACGCCGTCGACATTGGTACCCACCACCGGCAGGCCCATCGCCATCGCCTCAATGTAGGACGTGCCCAGCGCCTCCTGCTCGGTCGGCAGCAGAAACAGGTCGCAACCAGCCAGCACGTTGGCAATATCGCGGCGCAGGCCGAGCAGGTGAATGCGTGCGGCCAACCCTTTGGCCGCAATCAGCACTTTGAGGTTGTCCATCTGCGCGCCATCGCCGGCAAATACGAAATGGGTGTCTGGATGAGCCGCCAGAATGCGGTCGGCGGCCTCCACGATGAAACGGTGGCCCTTTTTCATGCGCAGGATGGCCACGGTACCGATCACGCGAGCGCTGTCGGCAATGCCCAGCTCGGCCCGCAGCGTGGACGGGCCGTCCAGCTGCATCGCCTGCGGGTCAATGCCGGTGTACACGGTAGACACGCGTGATTCCGGCACGCCTTCGCTGATCAGGTAGCGGCGCACGTGCTCGCTGACGCTGACGACATGATGCGGCAGCGTGGTGTAGGTGAAACGCGAGGTAATCGGCAGTGCCAGATGGCGGGTACGCACCACCAGGCGTCCGGCCAGCAGTCCGGCCAGGCCGCCGAGGATGCTGTCGCGGCCGCTGTGGGTATTGACCACGTCGGCCTGCACGCGACGGATGATGGCCGCCATTTTCCAGGCCGCCGGCAGGTCGATGCCGTTGCGCATGCGCACCTCGAACACCTCGAAACCGGCTTCGCGCGCGCGCGCGCCGAACTTGGCCTTGGGCTGGCACAGCAGGATCATGCGGTGGCCCAGCTGACGCAGGCCGACCATCTCCTTGAAGGTGCGGTGCTCCTGCCCGCCCCAGCCCAGCGACGATTCGGTATGCACGATGGTCAGCACCGGCTTAGTCATGTGCTGGCTCCTTGAACTGCAGGCGGTGCAGGTTGGCATACAGCCCGTCGCGAGCGATCAGTTCGACATGGTTGCCAACCTCGGCAATGCGCCCTTGGTGCATGACCACGATACGGTCGGCGTGCTCGATAGTAGACAGGCGGTGGGCAATCACCAGCGTGGTGCGGTTCTGCATCAGGTTCTCCAGCGCGGCCTGCACCAGGCGCTCGGATTGGGTATCCAGCGCGCTGGTCGCCTCGTCCAGAATCAGGATCGGTGCGTTTTTCAGCAGCGCACGGGCAATCGCCAGCCGCTGGCGCTGGCCGCCGGACAGGCGCACACCGTTTTCACCGATGATGGTGTCAAAGCCCTGCGGCATCGCCTCGATGAACTCCAGCGCATTGGCGGCGCGGGCGGCGTCGACAACCTGTTCGCGACTGACTTCACCGATGCGGCCATAGGCGATGTTGGCCGCCACGCTGTCGTTGAACAGCACCACGTCCTGGCTGACCAGCGCGATGTGCTGACGCAGGCTGGCCAGAGCAATGTCGGTCAGCGGAATACCATCCAGCTTAATCTGCCCCGCCGATGGCTCGTAGAAGCGTGGGATCAGGCTGACCAGCGTGGTCTTGCCGCTGCCACTGGAGCCAACCAGCGCCACCGTTTCACCCGGCTTGACGGCAAAACGGATGTCCTGCAGCGCCGGACGCTCGGCAGCGGGATAGCTGAACTGCACGTTATCGAACGCCAGCTCGCCACGCGTACCCTGCAGGCGGCGGGTGCCGTTGTCCGGCTCGCCCTGCTCGTCAAGGAAACCGAACACACTCTCGGCGGCGGCCAACCCTTTCTGCAGCGACTGCGAAATGCTGGTGATGCGCTTGACCGGTGCGAACAGCATCAGCATCGCGGTCAGGAAGGACATGAAGTCACCGGCGGTAAAGCTGCCGCTGTGGGCACGCAACGCGGCGAAATACAGGATGGCCGCCAGCGCGCAGGCGATGAACAGCTGGGTGACGCCGGTGTTGGCCGACGAGGTGGCACTTTGCTTGACGCCGTTGTGGCGGATGGCCTCGGCCGTGCACTGGAAGCGCTGCGCCTCGTAGCCTTCGCCGCCGTAGACCTTGACCACGCGATGGCAATCGATGGTCTCGCCCAGCACCTGGGTCAGCTGCGCGATGTTCTGCTGGTTCTGCCGCGACAGGCCGCGCAGACGCTTGCTGACCAGCCGCACACACAGCGACACCACCGGCAGTACCGCGAGGCAGATCAGCGTCAGTTGCCAATCGGTATAAAACAGCAGGCCGAGCAGGCCGATGATGGTGATGCCGTCCTTGACGGTGACGGTGATCACGTTGAAGCCGGCTTCGGTCACCAGATTGACGTCAAAGGCGATGCGCGACAGCAGGCGGCCGGACGGATGGTCGTCGTAGTAGTTCACCGGCAGACGCACCAGCTTGGCAAACATCTCCTCGCGCAGCGTCTGCACCAGATGGCCGGTCAGCCAGCTGGTGGAGTATTCGTTGATATAGCTGGTCAGCCCGCGCACCAGGAACAGGCCGACAATGGCCAGCGGCGCCCAGATCAGCGACGAGCCGTCTTTGTTGACGAAGCCGCCGTCGATCAGCGGTTTCATCAGCCGGGCAAACGCCGGTTCGGTGGCGGCGGCGATGCTCATCGACAGCAGCGACACCATGAACACCTTCCAGTAAGGCTTCAGGTAGCCGAGCACCCGCTTGTAAAGCGCAAAACTGCTGACCGCAGAAGGAGTTGTCATGCGAAAAACCAACGATAAAACAGACGATTATAAACCAGCCCGGCGCCAGCCGGGCCCTGTCACAGCAAGCGCTGGTAGCAAGCCAGCAGACGGCCAGCCATCTGCTCCAGCGTGAGTTCGGCGGTACTGGCCCGCGCCGCCGCGGCCAACCTTGGCCACTCGGCACGGCTGGCCAGCCATTGGCCGAGCTGCAGGCGCAGGGTGGCACCGTCCAGCGCGTCGGCGACCCAGCCGTTGTCGCCGTCGCGGATCAGCTCGGCGGCACCGCACTGCTGCGTGGTGAACACCGGCAGACCGCAGGCCAGCGCCTCGACACAGACATTGGGAAACGGATCGTACAGGGTCGGCAGGATGAAGGCGTCGGCCATGCCGTAAAACGGCTTGACGTCGTTTTGCGCGCCGCAGAAGCGGACACGTGCGGTAACCCCCAGCGTTGCGGCCAACCTTTGGTACTGCGCGGCGTGCTTGTCCTTGCCGACAATCAGCAGCTGCACCTCGGGGTGCGGCACGATGGCCTGCAATGCCCGCGCCACGCCCTTGCGCTCGAAACCGGAGCCGACGTACAGCAGCAACGGCGCGGATGACGGAATCTGCCACTGCGCACGCATCGCGGCGCGGTGTTCGCGCAGCGACGGATGGAAAGCCGCCGTATCGACGCCATTGTAAATCACGGCAAAACGTGCGTCCGGCAAGCCAAAGTAGTGCTGGATCTCGCGCTTTACCATCTGCGAGTTGCAGATCACCGTTTTCAGGCGTGGATGTCGGAACATGCGCCGCTCCATCCACTGTACGTAGTGGTGGTAGGGGTTCAGTTGCAACGCGATGCGGCCCCAACGCGACAGTACCCGGCGGCGCAGTTGCAGCCAGTGGCGATGCACGCCGTCACCGGCGCGGTAGATGTCGCAGCCGGCGATGCGCTCGTGCGACTGCACCAGCTCGAAGCCTTCGCGCTGCCAGATCCGGCGCGCGGCGCAGGCAAAACCCCAGTCGCGCCAGACGCTGCCGAGATAGAACGGGTTGGCCGCAATGGCGCGCACGCCGGAAAGCGACTCCCACTTGCGCGCGATCAGGTTCACTTCCAGCCCGCCCTGCGCCGACAGCGCCGACAGCGCGCGGCTGACAAAGCGCTCGGCGCCGCCGGCCGGATTGTATTTCTGCCGCACGATCACCAACCGCGTCATGCGCCTACCTCGGCCATCAGGCTGTTGAAAGCGGCCAGTGCCTGCGCCTCGGTGATCAGTTCCAGGCATTCGCTGCGCTTGCCGCCGCCACAGCCGTCCTTGCCGCACGGGCGGCACGGCAGGCTGGTCGTCAGTACGCGGTGCGGCACCTGCCACGGCCCCCACTCGATGTCGCCGGAGGGGCCGAACAGCGCCACGCACGGCGTCTGCATCGCCGCGGCGATGTGCATCGGCACCGAATCCATGCCGATGAAGGCCCGCGCACCGTCGATCAGCGCCGCCAGCTCCTTCAGGTTCAGCTGTCCGGCCAGCGAGGCGACCGGTCGGGACAGCCGGCCGGTGATGTCGGCCAGCAGCGCCAGCTCGGCCGGGTCCGGTGCCGCCGACAGCACCACCGTTTCGCCCTGTGCACGCAACTGCTCGATCAGCGCCGCCATGCGCGCGGCGGGCCAGGTCTTGAACAGCCAGCGCGAGGTCGGATGGATGACCAGATAACGGCCGCTGACACCCTGCTCCGCCAGCTTCTGGCGCACGCTCTGCTGTGCCGCTTCGCCGGCCACCAGCTGCAGCCGCCGCTCGTCTGCGGCCGGATAGATGCCGAGACGGCGCAAGGCATCAAGGTGGATTTCGACGGTATGGCGGCGATTGCCACTGATCACCGGGTAACGATGACTGAAACTGTTGGCGAAGAACTTGCCGAAATTGCCGCCCGGCGCCACCGCCCAGCGCGGCCGCAGCATGCGGCTCAGCCAGGCGCCGCGCTTGTGTTCGGTCAGCTGGATCACCAGATCGTAGTGACTGGCCCTCAGCCCGGCCAGCAGCTGCCACTCGGCGGCCAGCTGGCCACGCAGGCCAAGTTTCTTCCACTGCCGGTCGATAGTGAACAGCTGCGACAGCGCCGGATGGCCGGACAGCATGTCGCGGGTGTCGTGATACACCAGCGCGTCGATCTCGGCATGCGGCGCGTGCGTCTTCAGCACCGACAGCACCGGTGACGACAACAGCACGTCGCCGTGGTGGCGCAGCTTGATGACAAGCACGCGGCGCACGGCGGACAGATCGATAGCGTCTTTGAGCATAGAAAAGAAAAAAGCCGGATCAGGCGTCCGGCCCGGCATTCAGTTGTTGCAGAAGATCGGCGATTCTATCAGGGTCTTCGCTGCGAAGCATGCGCGCGACGTGCGGCCCCACTTCGTCGAGGTGGCTGGACAGTACCTGCTGCTTCACGTCCAGCAGATTGGCCGGGTGCATCGAGAAGCGGCGCAGGCCCATGCCCAGTAGCAGCCGGGTCAGGCGCGCGTCGCCGGCCATCTCGCCGCACACCGATACCGGCACCCCGGCCTTGCTGGCGGTCTTGATGGTGTAGGAGATCAGTTTCAGCACCGCCGGATGGATAGGATCGTACAGGTGGCTGACGGTGTCGTCGTTGCGGTCGATCGCCAGCGTGTACTGGATCAGGTCGTTGGTGCCGATGGAGAGGAAGTCGACATGCTTGATGAAGCTGCCCACCACCAGCGCCGCCGACGGGATCTCGATCATGGCGCCGACTTCCACCGCCTCGGCAAAGGCGATGCCTTCGGCGCGCAGCTCGGCCTTGGCGTACTCCAGCTGGGTGAGCGACTGCTTCAGCTCGCCCAGGCTGTTGATCATCGGGAACAGGATGCGGATCTTGCCGAAGGCCGAGGCGCGCAGCAGTGCGCGCAGCTGGGCGCGGAACATCAGCGGCTCGGCCAGGCACAGGCGGATGCCGGTCAGCCCCAGCGCCGGGTTTTCCGCCAGCTGGTGATTGAGCCAGCGCGGGCTCTTGTCGGCACCGAGGTCCATGGTGCGCACCGTCACCGGCGCACCGCCGGTCAGCTCCGCCACCATGCGGTAGGCGTCGAACTGCTCGTCCTCCGACGGCAGGTTGTCGCGGCCGAGGAACAGGAATTCGCTGCGGAATAGGCCGACGCCGACAGCGCCGGCTTGCAGCACGTTGGCCGCATCCTGCGGCAGCTCGATATTGGCCAGCAGCTCGATCGGGGTGCCGTCCTCGGTGATGGCATCGGTGTTGCGGATGCTGGACAGCTTGCGCCGCGCCTCGACGCAGGCGCGCTGCCGGCGGCGGTACTCGGCCAGCACCGTCGCTTCCGGGTTGATCAGCAGCACGCCCTGCTGGCCGTCGACGATGATCAGCTCGTCCTCGCGCACCAGTTCGCGCGCGTGGTGCAGCGCGATCACCGACGGCAGATCGAGGCTGCGGCCGAGAATGGCGGTATGACTGGTGGCACCGCCGACGTCGGTGACGAAGGCGGCGACATTGGAATCCTTAAAATAGACCATGTCGGCCGGCGACAGGTCATGCGCCACCAGGATGGCGTCGCCGTCCAGCCCTTCCGACAGCTGCAGCTCGGTGGTGTGGCCACCGAGGTTCTTGAACACCCGCTCCACCACCTGCAGCACGTCGTGCTTGCGTTCGCGCAGGTAGTCTTCCTCGATGGCGTCGAACTGCTCGATCAGGGTGTCGCACTGCTGTTTCAGCGCCCACTCCGCATTGCAGCGCAGGCTGGCAATCAGTTCGCGCGGGTCGCGCGTCAGGGTCACGTCCGACAGCAGCATGATGTGCAGTGACAGGAACGCCCCCAGCTCGGCCGGGGCGTTCTCCGGGATGCTGCCCCACAGCATTTCCAGCTGCTTGCGCGTGGCCCGCACCGCCTGGTCGAAACGCTGCTGTTCTGCCGCGATTTCGTGGTCATCGATACTGTAATGCACCACGTCATCCATGCTTTGCGACAGCAAGTGGGCACGGCCGATGGCGATGCCGCCACCGATCGGTACCCCGTGCAAAACGATGCTCATGTTGCGCCCTCTCCCCTGTCCGGTACCTGTTCTTGTTGCGGGCGGTTATTCCGCCTCGTCAAAGCGGTTGTTGATCAGTTCGACCAAGGCCGCCATGGCGAGATCCTCGTCCTCGCCATTGGTTTCCAGCTCGATTTGCGAGCCTTTCGCTGCCGCCAGCATCATCACCCCCATGATGCTCTTGCCGTTGACGCGGCGGCCGTTGCGCGCGATCCAGACTTCGGCCTTGAAACGGCTGGCGGTCTGGGTGAACTTGCTGGAGGCGCGCGCGTGCAGGCCCAGCTTGTTGATGATCTCGATTTGCTGTGTTTTCATTCTTTTCCCTCGGGAATGACGTAGTACACGCCTTCCAGTCCCCCTGTAATCGCCTTGCTGACCACCACCTCCAGCGGCTGCGCGCTGTAGCTCAGCGCCCGTACCAGCATCGGCAGGTTGACGCCGGCAACGACTTCCACCACACCGCGCTTGCGCAAGCGGCTGGCAATATTGCAAGGCGTCCCGCCGAGCATGTCGCTTAACACCAGCACGCCGCTACCGTCATCGATCTTGTCGATCAATGCCTGCGCGTCCAGCAGCCGCGCGTCGGGATTGTCCTGTTTCTCGACGCCGAGGATGGCCAGATTGTCCGGCACGCGCCCCAGCACGTGCCGTGCACAGTCGGCCAGGCACAAGCCCAGCTCGCCATGCGAAATGATCAGTACACCTACCATGATTGTCTTGCTCCGGACGAGCCGGTATTGCCCGCGTTATTACGTGGTGACGGTACCGCGCCGTCACCGCCCTGGATTCACTGCTGCGTGTCGGAAGTTACCGCCACTTCCTCGACACTACGGAACCAGCCCAGCCGCGACGACAGCGCCACCACATCACCGACGATGATCAGCGCCGGCGAGGCGATACCACTTTGCGCGATCTTGGCCGGCAGGCTGGCCAGCGTACCGACCACGGTGCGCTGCTGCGCGGTGGTGGCACGCTGCACCACCGCCGCCGGCGTGGTCGCCGCCTTGCCGTGCGCGATGAAGGCGTCACAGATCTCGGCCGCCATCGCCAGCCCCATGTACACCACCACCGTCTGATCCGGGCGCGTCAGTGCCGGCCAGTCTAGCTGAATGCTACCGTCTTTTTTATGACCTGTAACAAACACCACCGCCTGCGCGTGATCGCGGTGCGTCAGCGGGATACCGGCGTAGGCGGCGGCACCGCTGGCCGAGGTGATGCCGGGCACCACCTCGAACGGGATGCGGTGCTCGGCCAGCAGCTCGATTTCCTCGCCGCCACGGCCGAAGGTGAACGGATCGCCGCCCTTCAGCCGCAGCACGCGCTTGCCCTGCTGCGCCAGCCGCAC carries:
- a CDS encoding glycosyltransferase family 4 protein codes for the protein MTKPVLTIVHTESSLGWGGQEHRTFKEMVGLRQLGHRMILLCQPKAKFGARAREAGFEVFEVRMRNGIDLPAAWKMAAIIRRVQADVVNTHSGRDSILGGLAGLLAGRLVVRTRHLALPITSRFTYTTLPHHVVSVSEHVRRYLISEGVPESRVSTVYTGIDPQAMQLDGPSTLRAELGIADSARVIGTVAILRMKKGHRFIVEAADRILAAHPDTHFVFAGDGAQMDNLKVLIAAKGLAARIHLLGLRRDIANVLAGCDLFLLPTEQEALGTSYIEAMAMGLPVVGTNVDGVPEVVRDGDNGLLIAPGDATSLAEAVNRLLGDDALRRRMAGRSRELVSSVFHVDTMCRSMLDLYRRLLAQRGQG
- the msbA gene encoding lipid A export permease/ATP-binding protein MsbA, translating into MTTPSAVSSFALYKRVLGYLKPYWKVFMVSLLSMSIAAATEPAFARLMKPLIDGGFVNKDGSSLIWAPLAIVGLFLVRGLTSYINEYSTSWLTGHLVQTLREEMFAKLVRLPVNYYDDHPSGRLLSRIAFDVNLVTEAGFNVITVTVKDGITIIGLLGLLFYTDWQLTLICLAVLPVVSLCVRLVSKRLRGLSRQNQQNIAQLTQVLGETIDCHRVVKVYGGEGYEAQRFQCTAEAIRHNGVKQSATSSANTGVTQLFIACALAAILYFAALRAHSGSFTAGDFMSFLTAMLMLFAPVKRITSISQSLQKGLAAAESVFGFLDEQGEPDNGTRRLQGTRGELAFDNVQFSYPAAERPALQDIRFAVKPGETVALVGSSGSGKTTLVSLIPRFYEPSAGQIKLDGIPLTDIALASLRQHIALVSQDVVLFNDSVAANIAYGRIGEVSREQVVDAARAANALEFIEAMPQGFDTIIGENGVRLSGGQRQRLAIARALLKNAPILILDEATSALDTQSERLVQAALENLMQNRTTLVIAHRLSTIEHADRIVVMHQGRIAEVGNHVELIARDGLYANLHRLQFKEPAHD
- a CDS encoding glycosyltransferase family 4 protein → MTRLVIVRQKYNPAGGAERFVSRALSALSAQGGLEVNLIARKWESLSGVRAIAANPFYLGSVWRDWGFACAARRIWQREGFELVQSHERIAGCDIYRAGDGVHRHWLQLRRRVLSRWGRIALQLNPYHHYVQWMERRMFRHPRLKTVICNSQMVKREIQHYFGLPDARFAVIYNGVDTAAFHPSLREHRAAMRAQWQIPSSAPLLLYVGSGFERKGVARALQAIVPHPEVQLLIVGKDKHAAQYQRLAATLGVTARVRFCGAQNDVKPFYGMADAFILPTLYDPFPNVCVEALACGLPVFTTQQCGAAELIRDGDNGWVADALDGATLRLQLGQWLASRAEWPRLAAAARASTAELTLEQMAGRLLACYQRLL
- the rfaQ gene encoding putative lipopolysaccharide heptosyltransferase III — protein: MLKDAIDLSAVRRVLVIKLRHHGDVLLSSPVLSVLKTHAPHAEIDALVYHDTRDMLSGHPALSQLFTIDRQWKKLGLRGQLAAEWQLLAGLRASHYDLVIQLTEHKRGAWLSRMLRPRWAVAPGGNFGKFFANSFSHRYPVISGNRRHTVEIHLDALRRLGIYPAADERRLQLVAGEAAQQSVRQKLAEQGVSGRYLVIHPTSRWLFKTWPAARMAALIEQLRAQGETVVLSAAPDPAELALLADITGRLSRPVASLAGQLNLKELAALIDGARAFIGMDSVPMHIAAAMQTPCVALFGPSGDIEWGPWQVPHRVLTTSLPCRPCGKDGCGGGKRSECLELITEAQALAAFNSLMAEVGA
- the ptsP gene encoding phosphoenolpyruvate--protein phosphotransferase encodes the protein MSIVLHGVPIGGGIAIGRAHLLSQSMDDVVHYSIDDHEIAAEQQRFDQAVRATRKQLEMLWGSIPENAPAELGAFLSLHIMLLSDVTLTRDPRELIASLRCNAEWALKQQCDTLIEQFDAIEEDYLRERKHDVLQVVERVFKNLGGHTTELQLSEGLDGDAILVAHDLSPADMVYFKDSNVAAFVTDVGGATSHTAILGRSLDLPSVIALHHARELVREDELIIVDGQQGVLLINPEATVLAEYRRRQRACVEARRKLSSIRNTDAITEDGTPIELLANIELPQDAANVLQAGAVGVGLFRSEFLFLGRDNLPSEDEQFDAYRMVAELTGGAPVTVRTMDLGADKSPRWLNHQLAENPALGLTGIRLCLAEPLMFRAQLRALLRASAFGKIRILFPMINSLGELKQSLTQLEYAKAELRAEGIAFAEAVEVGAMIEIPSAALVVGSFIKHVDFLSIGTNDLIQYTLAIDRNDDTVSHLYDPIHPAVLKLISYTIKTASKAGVPVSVCGEMAGDARLTRLLLGMGLRRFSMHPANLLDVKQQVLSSHLDEVGPHVARMLRSEDPDRIADLLQQLNAGPDA
- a CDS encoding HPr family phosphocarrier protein; this translates as MKTQQIEIINKLGLHARASSKFTQTASRFKAEVWIARNGRRVNGKSIMGVMMLAAAKGSQIELETNGEDEDLAMAALVELINNRFDEAE
- a CDS encoding PTS sugar transporter subunit IIA, translating into MVGVLIISHGELGLCLADCARHVLGRVPDNLAILGVEKQDNPDARLLDAQALIDKIDDGSGVLVLSDMLGGTPCNIASRLRKRGVVEVVAGVNLPMLVRALSYSAQPLEVVVSKAITGGLEGVYYVIPEGKE